One genomic window of Vibrio parahaemolyticus includes the following:
- the rnm gene encoding RNase RNM — MRIDLHSHTTASDGRLEPKDLVDRALGFDIEVLAITDHDTVDGLARAKQYVEENDLPIKIINGIEISTVWQNKDIHIVGLNIDPENPALAALIEQQKQHRVARSELIASRLQKATREGVLEEVQQLAGDAPITRAHFAKWLVDNGYAKTMQMVFKKYLTRNNPGYVPPNWCSMKEAVDAIHAAGGKAVLAHPGRYQLTAKWIKRLLAAFVEANGDAMEVAQPQQAQQERRNLADYAIQYKLLASQGSDFHYPSPWMELGRNLWLPAGVEPVWKDWGIDPSLDVSK; from the coding sequence ATGAGAATTGATTTACATAGTCACACCACGGCGTCCGATGGTCGATTAGAACCGAAAGATTTAGTGGATAGGGCACTGGGTTTTGATATCGAGGTTTTGGCGATTACAGATCACGACACGGTTGACGGTTTAGCGCGTGCCAAACAATACGTTGAAGAGAACGACTTGCCGATAAAAATCATTAACGGTATTGAAATATCAACCGTTTGGCAGAATAAAGATATCCATATCGTTGGTTTGAATATTGATCCTGAAAATCCTGCATTAGCGGCATTGATTGAGCAACAAAAGCAACATCGTGTGGCTCGTTCTGAGCTGATCGCTTCTCGTCTGCAAAAGGCCACTCGTGAAGGGGTGTTAGAAGAAGTTCAGCAACTGGCTGGTGACGCGCCGATTACCCGAGCTCACTTTGCTAAGTGGTTAGTTGATAATGGTTATGCGAAAACCATGCAAATGGTGTTCAAAAAGTATCTCACTCGCAATAACCCAGGTTATGTACCGCCAAATTGGTGTTCAATGAAAGAGGCGGTCGATGCTATCCATGCCGCTGGTGGTAAAGCGGTATTGGCGCATCCGGGCAGATATCAGTTGACAGCAAAGTGGATTAAGCGTCTTCTAGCTGCGTTTGTTGAGGCTAACGGAGATGCAATGGAAGTTGCTCAACCGCAGCAAGCACAACAAGAAAGACGCAACTTGGCTGATTATGCTATACAATACAAACTATTAGCCTCTCAAGGCAGCGATTTTCACTATCCATCTCCTTGGATGGAATTAGGCAGAAACCTGTGGTTACCTGCAGGTGTTGAACCCGTTTGGAAAGATTGGGGCATCGATCCTTCGTTGGATGTATCCAAGTAA
- a CDS encoding anthranilate synthase component 1: protein MNKAIEIKKLGQLEVLKASVPYTQDPTRLFHTICENKTDSLLLESAEIDSKQNLKSLLIVDSAVRIVCYGHTVSFHALTENGKNLLTHVNQNVRGEVASQFDGETLTLEFIQPCDTIDEDSRLREASSFDALRLVQHSFDLSSQDKHAIFLGGLFAYDFVANFEPLGDAVATNQCPDYVFYVAETLLVVDHQTESCQLQATLFVDGSQKAALESRIEDIRAQCTSPKRLPDATQVANITAQPSVSDPDFCQIVRDLKEFVVKGDIFQVVPSRRFTLPCPSPLAAYKELKQSNPSPYMFYMQDELFTLFGASPESALKYETDTNQIEIYPIAGTRRRGKRPNGEIDFDLDSRIELELRSDKKENAEHMMLVDLARNDVARISQAGTRHVADLLKVDRYSHVMHLVSRVVGQLRDDLDALHAYQACMNMGTLTGAPKIRAMQLIRDVEGARRGSYGGAVGYLTGEGTLDTCIVIRSAYVENGIAQVQAGAGVVFDSDPQAEADETRGKAQAVISAIQAAHSQPANKE from the coding sequence GTGAACAAGGCCATTGAAATTAAGAAACTTGGACAACTGGAAGTATTAAAAGCTTCTGTTCCTTACACTCAAGACCCAACCCGTCTGTTCCATACTATTTGTGAGAATAAAACGGATAGCTTGCTTTTAGAATCGGCTGAAATTGATTCTAAACAGAATCTCAAATCGCTGTTAATCGTCGATTCTGCGGTTCGCATCGTTTGTTATGGACATACCGTCAGCTTTCATGCTCTAACGGAGAACGGCAAAAACCTACTGACGCATGTGAATCAAAACGTACGTGGCGAAGTCGCAAGCCAATTTGACGGCGAAACACTGACTTTGGAATTCATCCAACCATGCGATACGATTGATGAAGATTCTCGTCTACGAGAAGCCTCTTCTTTTGATGCGCTTCGTTTGGTACAGCACAGTTTTGATCTTTCTTCGCAAGACAAACATGCCATTTTCCTTGGTGGCCTATTTGCGTATGACTTTGTGGCGAACTTCGAACCATTAGGAGACGCGGTAGCAACAAACCAGTGTCCGGATTACGTCTTCTATGTCGCGGAAACATTGCTGGTTGTAGATCACCAAACAGAATCCTGCCAACTGCAAGCAACATTGTTCGTTGACGGCTCGCAAAAAGCAGCGCTAGAAAGTCGAATCGAAGATATCCGAGCTCAATGCACATCGCCAAAACGCCTTCCAGACGCAACGCAAGTGGCCAATATCACAGCTCAACCAAGCGTTTCGGATCCAGACTTCTGTCAAATCGTCCGTGATCTAAAAGAATTCGTGGTAAAAGGCGATATTTTCCAAGTGGTTCCTTCTCGTCGATTCACATTGCCTTGCCCTTCTCCGTTGGCAGCTTACAAAGAGCTAAAACAAAGCAACCCAAGCCCTTACATGTTCTACATGCAAGATGAGCTGTTCACTTTGTTTGGTGCGTCTCCAGAAAGTGCGTTGAAGTATGAAACCGACACCAACCAAATAGAGATCTACCCAATTGCAGGGACTCGCCGTCGCGGTAAACGTCCAAATGGCGAAATCGATTTTGATTTAGATAGCCGTATTGAACTTGAACTGCGTAGCGACAAAAAAGAGAACGCTGAACATATGATGTTGGTAGACCTAGCTCGTAATGATGTAGCGCGCATCTCGCAAGCTGGTACTCGTCATGTTGCCGATCTCCTTAAAGTCGACCGCTATAGCCATGTTATGCACTTGGTGTCCCGCGTGGTTGGCCAGTTGCGCGATGACCTTGATGCTTTGCACGCTTACCAAGCTTGTATGAACATGGGCACGTTAACTGGAGCGCCAAAAATTCGTGCAATGCAACTGATTCGCGATGTCGAAGGTGCTCGTCGTGGCAGCTATGGCGGAGCGGTAGGCTACCTGACAGGAGAAGGCACGCTCGACACTTGTATCGTGATTCGCTCGGCTTACGTGGAAAACGGCATTGCTCAAGTACAAGCAGGTGCAGGCGTGGTATTCGATTCTGACCCTCAAGCGGAAGCCGATGAAACACGCGGAAAAGCTCAAGCGGTTATCTCTGCTATTCAAGCAGCGCATTCTCAACCTGCGAACAAGGAGTAG
- a CDS encoding trp operon leader peptide, giving the protein MLQEFNQNQKAKVAVCLNKTNSADLAWWRTWTSSWWANVYF; this is encoded by the coding sequence ATGTTACAAGAATTTAACCAGAACCAAAAAGCGAAAGTTGCTGTTTGTCTTAATAAGACAAACTCAGCAGATCTTGCTTGGTGGCGCACTTGGACAAGTTCTTGGTGGGCTAACGTGTACTTCTAG